One Coffea eugenioides isolate CCC68of unplaced genomic scaffold, Ceug_1.0 ScVebR1_2866;HRSCAF=3976, whole genome shotgun sequence DNA window includes the following coding sequences:
- the LOC113757251 gene encoding indole-3-glycerol phosphate synthase, chloroplastic-like, which translates to MDRVLGIDGIELIGINNRNLETFKVDISNTKNLLQGERGRIIRERGIIVVGESGLFTPADIAYVQEAGVKAINAIHTSFWKIS; encoded by the exons ATGGATCGTGTTCTTGGGATTGATGGGATTGAACTTATTGGAATAAACAACCGTAACCTCG AAACATTTAAGGTTGACATCAGCAATACTAAAAATCTTCTTCAAGGAGAACGTGGGAGAATAATCCGAGAAAGAGGCATAATT GTCGTTGGTGAGTCTGGACTTTTTACACCTGCTGATATTGCATACGTGCAAGAAGCTGGCGTCAAAGCG ataaatgctattcatactagcttttggaagatatct